The genome window TTGAGATGCCGCTTCAGATTGCTGTGCACATTCGTCGCATAGCCGCACATCTTGCTGCAGAAGTAGCGAGGCGGCAGACCGCATTCGTTCTTCAGATGACACTTGAGACTGTTCTTCCATTTGTAGGTGCGATTGCAGTTGCGGCACACCCACGGCTTCTCGATGTCCGCGTTGTAGATCATATCGGCCGAATGCTCCAGCGACTCCTTGCGCATCCGTTTGTTCTGCACCAGAATGCGATAGCGATTGTCATCGGTGTGCGACCAGTGCAAGTTCAGATTCTGTGCGTCCACATTGAGAGCCATTTTGTTGCTCGAGAGCACCGTTGAGTtgccaccgctgctgctgttggcattAGCTCCGCCACTGGTGCTAGCAATTGGTTGTTGCTTCGCGGTTGGTGCCGCGATGGTCGTTATGGTTGCTGGTATGGTGGGCAGCTTGATTTGCAACGACGATTGACTGGTgggctgcagttgcagatgctgcagatgttgctgctggtcgagcaactgttgctgctgctgggagCTGAGCACGATTTTTGagccactgttgttgttgttggcattgccattgttATTGCTCTTGGACTGCTTGGCATGCTTTTGCGATGCAGCCGCCGTGGTCAATagatcatcgtcatcatcatcgttgtccATCAGATAGCTATCCTCGAACTCTTCGTTCTCGATCTTCACGGCATCGTACGTCCACGACAATGGACTGGCCAGCTTGAGGTCATAGTCAAAGGTGTTCTCATCATCGATCGCCTCATTGCACACAGCCTCATCGCCGTTGAGCGACACATTCTCAGGATTCTCGATCTTCACTATCACCTCGGTCATCGCATCATCAATGCTGTCCAGCTCAACGCCAGCGGCCGCGAGCGCCGCCGCCGATGCGGCATCCACATTGCAATTGCTCGAGCTATTCTTCAGGCTCGCCGGCGTGATGCACGCAATCGTTGTGCGTCCAATGCTTCCAATCCGGGTCACGGTTTGCGTTACGGGCAGACAACTCTTCTCGCTGTTCACATTGTTGTTATTCgagctggtgttgttgttgctgttgctgctgttgttgtggttgctgctgctgttgagtgCTCTTGTCACAGAGGCGGGCGTTGTGCTGATCGTCAtcgttgtgggcgtggcacccGCGGGCGTCTTCACATTGTTAGTGGTGTTCTTAGCGGCATTTGTGTTTGTCTTTTTTGCTCGGAGTTAGtttgtcttttttgttttagttagttagttgtgTGTTagcaagtttgttttttttaatgattcaATTTGGCGCatgaaaatagaaattgtTATAGGAAATGTTAAGTTAGTTAATTATTTGGATTTGTATGGATTCATTATGATTGGTACTCAATAAGAAAATGTGTAACACAAGTGAAATAAtgagttaaaaaaaaaaaatgtgactGCCGCAGTGtgcaaaattgtaaataaacgactgtaaaaagaaaacgaaatatTATTCAATACAACAGaagataatataataaatgattaaGCACAACCTAGCAGACATTTAACGGAAAATAAACCTTAAAATGCAACtgaaacaataataaaaatatatttttaaaaataaatagaaatacatatagtatttatagtatattagaatcctataaattgtaataaatggTGATTTCTTAACACAAATGAAACAAGAATTAAATAAGATGTTTTTCAATCTCTTATAAATTCATATAGTATTtacagtatattaaaatactataaatagtaattttataatacttaaatataaataaaaatacagacagtatttacagtatattaaaataccataAATGAAAGTTTCATAATACAACtgatacaataatatataatatataaaaatatatttaaaaaaaataataataaatacatatagtatttatagtatattaaaataccataaatggtaatttcaaataaaaatacatatagtatttatagtatattaaaataccataattggtaatttcaaataaaaatacatatagtatttatagtatattaaaatactataaatggTAGTTTCATAATATCACAAAAAAGTCTGCTAGGAGTACACAATAAATCAATAAGCAAATAACaaaggtaaaaaaaaatcataaattaataCTCATAAGTACTAAGAGAAGTGCTCTAAATACCTGTCGAATCGTCGCTCGTCTTGTCTATAATCGACTGATCTGCCAGCATTAACCAATTGCGTACACGTATTCGAGATTCGCCTGCATCGAGTTGTCCATTATCATCTGAAATTGGGTAGAAATAGAGAATAGACACATATTAGTCAAAGCCACAAATTATTAGAATATTTCTTTAAGACctaaaatgcatttgattttattttagtatgtgTGCCTAAACGATGTGACctgcatttattattcttaatttttaatacatttttctcATTGATGATTTTCGATaatatgttttgttgttagagatgtacttataaaaataaatggtGTAAATGTTATAAACTGAAGAATGaaactgaaataataataatacttacaAGCAGTACGctacataataaaaattaaacacatatataaatatcgtcagtaataataataataataataatgatataagAGTCGTAATCAAAAAGATTTCAGTTGTAAACG of Drosophila nasuta strain 15112-1781.00 chromosome 3, ASM2355853v1, whole genome shotgun sequence contains these proteins:
- the LOC132790745 gene encoding longitudinals lacking protein, isoforms J/P/Q/S/Z-like, coding for MTISTTPASVTRALNSSSNHNNSSNSNNNTSSNNNNVNSEKSCLPVTQTVTRIGSIGRTTIACITPASLKNSSSNCNVDAASAAALAAAGVELDSIDDAMTEVIVKIENPENVSLNGDEAVCNEAIDDENTFDYDLKLASPLSWTYDAVKIENEEFEDSYLMDNDDDDDDLLTTAAASQKHAKQSKSNNNGNANNNNSGSKIVLSSQQQQQLLDQQQHLQHLQLQPTSQSSLQIKLPTIPATITTIAAPTAKQQPIASTSGGANANSSSGGNSTVLSSNKMALNVDAQNLNLHWSHTDDNRYRILVQNKRMRKESLEHSADMIYNADIEKPWVCRNCNRTYKWKNSLKCHLKNECGLPPRYFCSKMCGYATNVHSNLKRHLNTKCRDREKEEEEKEKEKEKEKEKKYNVTAVPATTTTSVNVNTSSSGSSSNGNTSTYTLVFPNK